A genomic window from Peromyscus maniculatus bairdii isolate BWxNUB_F1_BW_parent chromosome 1, HU_Pman_BW_mat_3.1, whole genome shotgun sequence includes:
- the LOC102921192 gene encoding olfactory receptor 2D3-like encodes MGRKNQTFVDEFLLLGLSQDAQTQILLFVLFFIIYVLTVLGNLLIIILVFMDSRLHTPMYFFLRSLSFADLCFSNSIVPQVLSHFLTKRKTISFWGCVTQVIVTLQIGCTECALLAVMSYDRYVAVCKPLHYSTIMTQQLCLQLTLGSWASGLLVSLIDTTVAFHLPYKGQNTVSHYFCELPALLKLASADTYSTEMAIFAMGVIILLAPVSLILISYWNIISTVIQMQSGEGRLKVFSTCGSHLIVVVLFYGSAIFNYMQPNTKTTKKQDKIISVFYTVVTPMLNPIIYSLRNKDVKGAFRRLAARMSFIHKK; translated from the coding sequence ATGGGAAGGAAAAACCAGACCTTTGTAGATGAGTTTTTGTTACTGGGTCTTTCACAAGATGCACAGACTCAGAtccttctgtttgttcttttcttcatcatttaTGTGCTGACTGTACTTGGGAACCTGCTCATCATTATCCTCGTCTTCATGGATTCTCGACTTCATACCCCCATGTACTTTTTTCTCAGAAGCCTCTCTTTTGCAGATCTCTGTTTCTCAAATAGCATTGTTCCTCAAGTACTGTCCCACTTCCTGacaaaaaggaaaactatttctttttgGGGCTGTGTGACACAGGTAATTGTCACCCTTCAGATTGGATGTACAGAGTGTGCTCTGCTAGCAGTGATGTCCTATGACCGGTACGTGGCTGTGTGTAAGCCTCTGCACTATTCCACCATCATGACCCAACAACTATGTCTCCAGTTGACTCTAGGGTCCTGGGCTAGTGGGCTCCTAGTATCCCTGATAGACACTACTGTTGCTTTCCATCTTCCCTATAAAGGGCAGAACACAGTCAGCCATTACTTTTGTGAGCTTCCTGCCCTCCTGAAGTTGGCTTCAGCAGACACTTACAGCACAGAAATGGCCATCTTTGCAATGGGTGTAATCATCCTCCTAGCACCTGTCTCCCTCATCCTCATCTCCTACTGGAACATCATCTCCACTGTGATCCAGATGCAgtctggggaggggaggctcAAAGTCTTCTCCACCTGTGGTTCCCATCTCATTGTTGTTGTCCTCTTCTATGGATCAGCAATATTTAACTATATGCAGCCAAAcaccaaaaccacaaaaaagcAGGATAAGATAATATCTGTGTTCTATACAGTAGTGACTCCAATGCTAAACCCCATAATTTATAGTCTGAGGAACAAGGATGTCAAAGGTGCCTTCAGGAGACTGGCTGCAAGAATGTCCTTCATTCACAAGAAATGA